In Zalophus californianus isolate mZalCal1 chromosome 17, mZalCal1.pri.v2, whole genome shotgun sequence, one DNA window encodes the following:
- the NUDT7 gene encoding peroxisomal coenzyme A diphosphatase NUDT7 isoform X2, with protein sequence MMLGPNILICRLTNILSFYHCWQKKENSTCCSPSGQRSMWTCSEGSVEKLLVKQHARSRLRRSPGEVCFPGGKSEPADVDDVATALREAQEEVGLHPHQVEVVCCLVPYLLDSDTLITPVVGFIDHNFQAQPNPDEVKSVFLVPLEYFLHPHVYHQRYLTHYGHHVIIHCFEYTDPGDGVTYQIKGITAKLALFLALIILGENPIFEMEFNLNDLISSSEEIFLKLNKHATSKL encoded by the exons ATGATGTTGGGACCAAATATTCTCATTTGTCGTCTAACAAATATTCTGTCCTTTTACCATTGTtggcaaaagaaggaaaactccACCTGTTGTTCACCCTCCGGTCAGAGAAG catgTGGACCTGTTCTGAGGGCTCAGTGGAAAAACTTCTTGTGAAGCAGCATGCCCGAAGCAGG CTAAGAAGGTCACCTGGAGAAGTCTGCTTCCCTGGAGGCAAGTCTGAACCAGCAGATGTGGATGATGTGGCTACAGCTCTCCGGGAAGCCCAGGAGGAAGTAGGGCTGCATCCTCACCAAGTGGAGGTTGTCTGCTGCCTGGTGCCATATCTGCTTGAC AGTGATACATTGATAACCCCAGTTGTAGGATTTATAGACCACAACTTCCAGGCCCAGCCTAATCCCGATGAAGTTAAAAGTGTGTTCCTGGTGCCTCTGGAATATTTCCTGCATCCACATGTCTACCACCAGCGTTACCTGACACATTATGGTCATCATGTTATTATTCATTGCTTTGAGTACACAGACCCTGGAGATGGTGTCACTTACCAGATCAAGGGAATAACTGCAAAACTTGCCCTGTTCCTTGCCTtaattattttgggggaaaatccCATCTTTGAAATGGAGTTTAATCTCAATGATCTGATTTCATCCTCTGAAGAGATCTTCCTGAAACTAAATAAGCATGCTACAAGCAAGTTATGA
- the NUDT7 gene encoding peroxisomal coenzyme A diphosphatase NUDT7 isoform X3: MGSHPASKKENSTCCSPSGQRSMWTCSEGSVEKLLVKQHARSRLRRSPGEVCFPGGKSEPADVDDVATALREAQEEVGLHPHQVEVVCCLVPYLLDSDTLITPVVGFIDHNFQAQPNPDEVKSVFLVPLEYFLHPHVYHQRYLTHYGHHVIIHCFEYTDPGDGVTYQIKGITAKLALFLALIILGENPIFEMEFNLNDLISSSEEIFLKLNKHATSKL, from the exons aaggaaaactccACCTGTTGTTCACCCTCCGGTCAGAGAAG catgTGGACCTGTTCTGAGGGCTCAGTGGAAAAACTTCTTGTGAAGCAGCATGCCCGAAGCAGG CTAAGAAGGTCACCTGGAGAAGTCTGCTTCCCTGGAGGCAAGTCTGAACCAGCAGATGTGGATGATGTGGCTACAGCTCTCCGGGAAGCCCAGGAGGAAGTAGGGCTGCATCCTCACCAAGTGGAGGTTGTCTGCTGCCTGGTGCCATATCTGCTTGAC AGTGATACATTGATAACCCCAGTTGTAGGATTTATAGACCACAACTTCCAGGCCCAGCCTAATCCCGATGAAGTTAAAAGTGTGTTCCTGGTGCCTCTGGAATATTTCCTGCATCCACATGTCTACCACCAGCGTTACCTGACACATTATGGTCATCATGTTATTATTCATTGCTTTGAGTACACAGACCCTGGAGATGGTGTCACTTACCAGATCAAGGGAATAACTGCAAAACTTGCCCTGTTCCTTGCCTtaattattttgggggaaaatccCATCTTTGAAATGGAGTTTAATCTCAATGATCTGATTTCATCCTCTGAAGAGATCTTCCTGAAACTAAATAAGCATGCTACAAGCAAGTTATGA